One window of the Devosia sp. 2618 genome contains the following:
- a CDS encoding MerR family transcriptional regulator: MDKSPDAFRTISEAADELDLPQHVLRFWETRFNTIKPLKRGGGRRYYRPEDVMLLRGIRHLLYDQGFTIKGVQRILKDQGGRYVIAVGEGKPLEDILPMIEEAEAASDEAEIEEAVMLASPGLDKDDRNKLSDVMRELLECKRILERAREN, encoded by the coding sequence GTGGATAAGTCGCCAGACGCCTTCCGGACGATATCCGAAGCTGCCGATGAACTGGACCTGCCACAGCACGTCCTGCGCTTCTGGGAGACCCGATTCAACACGATCAAGCCGCTCAAGCGCGGCGGCGGCCGACGCTATTACCGGCCCGAAGACGTGATGCTGCTGCGCGGCATCCGCCACCTGCTCTATGATCAGGGTTTTACCATCAAAGGCGTGCAGCGGATTCTCAAGGATCAGGGCGGTCGCTATGTGATCGCCGTGGGCGAGGGCAAGCCGCTCGAAGATATTCTGCCGATGATCGAGGAAGCCGAAGCCGCGAGCGACGAGGCCGAGATCGAAGAAGCAGTGATGCTGGCCAGCCCTGGCCTCGATAAAGACGACCGCAACAAGCTGTCCGACGTGATGCGCGAGCTGCTGGAATGCAAACGCATTCTGGAACGTGCCCGCGAA
- the bamE gene encoding outer membrane protein assembly factor BamE, with the protein MPLRTATGSIAPLATAALLAITLAACTSATSLVTKRTQGYEISESAMAQIRPGQSQELVTIVLGSPQSTNTFGDQSAFYYVETKVRQTSFGVTLTDSRTVLVIYFDKNKKVVDKAVYGLKDGKTIAIESRRTSSFGEDRSFIDQILNSF; encoded by the coding sequence ATGCCTCTGCGTACCGCTACCGGTTCCATCGCGCCGCTCGCAACTGCCGCCCTGCTTGCGATCACCCTGGCAGCCTGCACCAGCGCTACCTCGCTCGTGACCAAGCGTACTCAGGGTTATGAAATCTCCGAAAGCGCCATGGCTCAGATCCGGCCCGGTCAGAGCCAGGAACTGGTGACGATCGTTCTCGGGTCGCCACAGTCGACCAACACGTTCGGTGACCAATCAGCATTTTATTATGTCGAGACCAAGGTTCGGCAGACCTCGTTCGGCGTGACGTTGACTGACTCGCGCACCGTTCTCGTCATCTATTTTGACAAGAACAAGAAGGTGGTCGACAAGGCCGTCTATGGTCTTAAGGATGGCAAGACGATAGCAATCGAGAGCCGCCGTACGTCGTCGTTCGGCGAAGACCGCTCGTTCATCGACCAGATCCTGAACAGCTTCTAA
- a CDS encoding beta-ketoacyl-ACP synthase III, which translates to MTKTRTIIRGVGGYLPERVLTNAELATMVDTSDEWIQQRVGIKERHIAAEGQFTSDLAVEAAKKAMAAAGVTPDDIDLIIVATTTPDYTFPAAATLVQMKLGMHHGMAFDIQAVCSGFVYAIATADSYIKNGLGTRALVIGAETFSRLLDWTDRTTCVLFGDGAGAVVVEKIELEDDAPERGVLSSALRSDGHHWQKLYVDGGPSTTGTTGHVHMQGPEVFRHAVGKITDVVYAALDKAGYTVDDLDWFVPHQANKRIIEGAGAKLGIPPEKVVMTVDLHANTSAASVPLALSAAVADGRIKEGDLVMLEAMGGGFTWGASLIRW; encoded by the coding sequence GTGACCAAAACGCGTACCATTATCCGCGGTGTCGGCGGTTATCTTCCCGAACGGGTCCTGACCAACGCCGAATTGGCCACCATGGTCGATACGTCGGATGAGTGGATCCAGCAGCGCGTCGGCATCAAGGAACGGCACATCGCGGCAGAAGGTCAGTTCACCTCTGATCTGGCCGTTGAAGCTGCCAAGAAAGCCATGGCTGCTGCTGGCGTGACGCCTGACGATATCGATCTGATCATCGTCGCAACCACCACGCCCGATTACACATTCCCGGCGGCTGCTACCCTGGTCCAGATGAAGCTCGGCATGCATCATGGCATGGCCTTCGACATTCAGGCTGTCTGCTCCGGCTTTGTCTACGCCATCGCAACAGCTGACAGCTACATCAAGAACGGCCTTGGCACGCGGGCACTGGTCATCGGCGCCGAGACATTCTCGCGCCTGCTCGATTGGACCGACCGGACCACTTGTGTGCTGTTCGGCGACGGCGCAGGCGCTGTCGTGGTCGAAAAGATCGAACTCGAAGACGATGCGCCCGAACGCGGCGTGCTGTCGTCGGCGCTGCGCTCGGACGGCCATCATTGGCAGAAGCTCTATGTCGATGGCGGCCCGTCCACTACCGGCACGACCGGCCATGTTCACATGCAGGGCCCCGAAGTGTTCCGCCACGCCGTTGGCAAGATCACCGACGTGGTCTATGCGGCGCTCGACAAGGCTGGCTACACCGTCGACGACCTCGACTGGTTCGTGCCGCACCAGGCCAACAAGCGCATTATCGAAGGGGCAGGGGCCAAGCTTGGCATTCCGCCCGAAAAAGTTGTCATGACGGTCGATCTGCACGCCAACACCTCCGCCGCCTCGGTGCCACTGGCGCTGAGCGCAGCGGTGGCCGATGGTCGCATCAAAGAGGGCGATCTGGTGATGCTAGAGGCCATGGGCGGGGGCTTCACTTGGGGCGCCTCACTTATTCGCTGGTAG
- a CDS encoding putative immunity protein, whose translation MHHNSDDHRALALWAATCAERVLPLFESDVPGDQRPRQAIGAVRRWAKGNLSVAHARQYALDAHAAAREAPNGAAREAARAAGHAAATAHVPSHAPHAANYALKAVEAAGGNVDAEEAWQDDNLPKLG comes from the coding sequence ATGCACCACAACAGCGACGATCACCGCGCCTTGGCTCTATGGGCGGCGACCTGCGCCGAACGCGTCTTGCCGTTGTTTGAGAGCGACGTTCCGGGCGATCAGCGTCCACGCCAAGCGATCGGCGCGGTGCGCCGTTGGGCAAAGGGGAACCTGTCGGTGGCCCATGCGCGCCAGTACGCACTGGATGCCCACGCTGCAGCCCGCGAGGCGCCCAATGGGGCAGCGCGTGAAGCTGCCAGAGCGGCAGGCCACGCCGCTGCGACCGCGCATGTTCCAAGCCATGCGCCACACGCAGCGAACTATGCGCTTAAGGCTGTTGAAGCGGCCGGCGGCAATGTGGATGCGGAAGAAGCTTGGCAGGACGACAACCTGCCCAAGCTCGGCTAG
- a CDS encoding DUF177 domain-containing protein, with protein sequence MSEPIFDAIVRIDRLPTTGRDLKVSLDEPTRAALAESLKLIAIDSFEANLTVAPFRGGIRALGRLKSHIVQPSVVSFEPVGQHIDEAVDRVFLPESQANKSAPGAEVFVDLEDDDFPDHIDGPEVDLSTLLIETLALAIDPYPRREGESLESLGVDLGNSDTGPFSALGKLKKSTDND encoded by the coding sequence GTGAGCGAACCGATCTTTGACGCCATTGTCCGTATCGACCGTCTACCCACCACCGGCCGCGATCTGAAGGTCTCACTCGATGAGCCGACGCGCGCTGCATTGGCAGAATCACTCAAGCTCATCGCTATCGATTCGTTTGAGGCCAATCTGACTGTTGCGCCGTTCCGCGGCGGCATCCGTGCGCTTGGGCGGCTCAAGTCCCATATCGTGCAGCCATCTGTGGTTTCGTTCGAACCTGTCGGTCAGCATATCGATGAAGCGGTAGATCGCGTATTTTTGCCTGAATCTCAGGCCAATAAGTCTGCACCCGGTGCTGAGGTGTTTGTTGATCTTGAGGACGATGATTTTCCAGATCACATCGACGGTCCCGAAGTGGATTTGAGCACTTTGCTCATTGAGACTTTGGCGCTCGCCATTGATCCATATCCCAGAAGGGAAGGCGAAAGCCTCGAATCCCTGGGAGTGGACTTGGGCAACTCGGACACTGGACCATTTTCGGCCCTCGGAAAGCTGAAGAAGTCTACCGATAACGACTGA
- the ribD gene encoding bifunctional diaminohydroxyphosphoribosylaminopyrimidine deaminase/5-amino-6-(5-phosphoribosylamino)uracil reductase RibD codes for MSDLSSEDRRWLDAAVRFAEPYRGTTAENPTVAALVVNPFNQTLVSRAVTGKGGRPHAAAQAVELAGFDAAGSTLYVTLEPCHHWGRTPPCIDAIIRAGVMRVVIGAADPHARSVGVGVSQLESAGVEAVLAHHEGSEALHAGHFMRHTAHRPYVTVVLPTASGQGAAAALDPKTTGWRDVERSRSDAILVDAQTARDSDPKLTIQLPGLADRTPLRVVVADTKGLDRKVNLIGGFSGYRTAIIAETSVSIDAPVSIDVIRVAGTDGSPDLAKALRALSDKGVQNLLVEAGQTLVDALLKAKLVDRLVLVDVSHHAEAADHASATQQLLMGAISTAGLREIETQALGKDTLVIYERPLQSD; via the coding sequence GTGAGCGATCTGTCGTCGGAAGATCGGCGCTGGCTCGACGCTGCCGTTCGCTTTGCTGAACCCTATCGCGGTACAACGGCAGAGAATCCGACTGTGGCCGCTCTGGTCGTCAACCCGTTCAACCAGACGCTGGTTTCGCGCGCGGTGACGGGGAAGGGCGGTCGTCCCCACGCCGCCGCTCAGGCCGTCGAACTGGCCGGTTTCGATGCCGCCGGCAGCACGCTCTACGTAACGCTCGAACCTTGCCACCATTGGGGACGCACACCGCCTTGCATTGACGCGATCATCCGCGCCGGCGTGATGCGCGTCGTGATCGGCGCGGCAGATCCCCATGCCCGTTCGGTCGGCGTTGGCGTCAGCCAGCTTGAGTCAGCCGGCGTCGAGGCCGTCCTCGCCCACCATGAGGGTTCAGAAGCGCTGCATGCCGGTCACTTCATGCGCCACACAGCGCATAGGCCCTATGTCACAGTGGTGCTCCCGACCGCCTCCGGGCAGGGCGCTGCCGCTGCGCTCGACCCCAAAACCACAGGTTGGCGCGACGTTGAACGCAGCCGCTCTGACGCCATTCTCGTCGATGCACAGACTGCGCGTGACAGCGATCCGAAACTGACCATTCAACTGCCCGGCCTGGCCGACCGCACTCCACTGCGCGTCGTTGTTGCCGATACAAAAGGTCTTGATCGCAAAGTGAATCTGATTGGCGGGTTCTCCGGCTATCGCACTGCAATCATTGCCGAAACCAGCGTTTCTATCGACGCTCCGGTATCCATCGACGTCATTCGTGTTGCCGGAACGGATGGCAGTCCTGACCTCGCCAAAGCGTTGCGCGCGTTGTCCGATAAGGGCGTGCAAAACCTGCTTGTTGAAGCCGGTCAGACGCTGGTCGATGCCTTGCTCAAGGCAAAGCTGGTCGACCGGCTCGTCCTTGTCGACGTCTCGCACCATGCCGAAGCGGCAGACCACGCCAGCGCCACGCAACAGCTGTTGATGGGCGCGATTTCCACCGCAGGTTTGCGCGAGATCGAAACACAGGCGCTTGGCAAAGACACACTGGTCATCTACGAACGCCCCCTACAATCAGATTAG
- a CDS encoding ubiquinol-cytochrome C chaperone family protein — MQLPECVAANRSIWQADIGAAGVFAPGLTDQDTEHEPMILSLFRKNTATEPVYAVYNSIVAQSRQPHFYAQWQVPDTVTGRFDMICLHLALLFRRLRAESGTQKDFSQAVFDLFFKDMDRSLREMGVGDLGVPKKIQKMGNIFFGLLAALNEAMDRNDSAAAQAVIARNLFEDESGPHIEQLVQYLFAQSRALEAQSAGAITAGDITFEAVA; from the coding sequence TTGCAGTTGCCGGAATGTGTAGCTGCCAACCGGTCTATCTGGCAAGCTGACATTGGTGCGGCGGGCGTGTTTGCCCCCGGTTTGACCGATCAAGATACTGAGCATGAACCCATGATCCTGTCCCTGTTTCGCAAGAACACAGCCACTGAACCGGTGTATGCCGTTTATAATTCCATTGTGGCGCAATCCCGGCAGCCGCACTTCTACGCGCAATGGCAAGTGCCAGACACGGTGACAGGGCGTTTCGATATGATCTGCCTGCACCTGGCGCTGCTGTTCCGCCGCCTACGCGCTGAATCCGGCACCCAGAAAGACTTTAGCCAGGCCGTATTTGACCTGTTTTTCAAGGACATGGACCGCTCCCTGCGCGAGATGGGGGTGGGCGACCTCGGTGTACCTAAGAAGATTCAGAAGATGGGCAACATCTTCTTTGGTCTGCTCGCTGCGCTCAACGAAGCCATGGACCGCAATGATTCTGCTGCAGCGCAGGCAGTGATCGCGCGCAATCTGTTCGAGGACGAAAGTGGGCCCCATATCGAACAGCTCGTCCAGTATCTCTTTGCCCAAAGCCGTGCTCTTGAGGCCCAGTCTGCCGGCGCGATCACCGCCGGCGACATCACCTTCGAGGCCGTAGCGTGA
- a CDS encoding integration host factor subunit alpha, whose product MTQKTITRADLAEAVYGTVGLSRTESAELVERVLELIGDALITGANVKLSSFGSFQVRSKNERIGRNPKTGEEVPILPRQVLVFKPSNVLKSKINKSMVPAGK is encoded by the coding sequence ATGACGCAGAAGACGATTACGCGGGCCGATCTGGCTGAAGCGGTCTATGGCACCGTCGGCCTGTCTCGAACCGAGTCGGCCGAACTGGTTGAGCGGGTGCTCGAGCTGATCGGTGACGCCCTGATCACCGGCGCGAACGTCAAGCTGTCCTCCTTCGGCTCGTTTCAGGTCCGCTCGAAGAACGAGCGAATTGGCCGAAATCCCAAGACCGGCGAAGAGGTTCCGATCCTGCCGCGACAGGTTCTTGTGTTCAAACCTTCCAACGTGTTGAAGTCCAAGATTAACAAATCTATGGTTCCAGCTGGGAAATAA
- the plsX gene encoding phosphate acyltransferase PlsX produces MTDTITISVDAMGGDNAPRAVIHGAWLALRERKNTRFIFHGRQELIAPLLEEFPDLKPVSTVRHSEIVIAMDEKPSQALRKGKGTSSMWMAIQAVKDGEADVAVSGGNTGALMAMATFCLRPMEGISRPGIAAIWPTMRSDIVVLDMGATIGADARQLVDYAILGSALARCLFDDDSPTVGLLNVGTEEVKGLESIKEAGRILSEASGAGFTYHGFVEGDDIGKGTVDVVVTEGFVGNIALKTAEGTARQVAAYLRSAFNSNLMSRIGALFASSAINALRRKMDPRTVNGGVFMGLNGIVIKSHGGTDEIGYKSALGLSYEMARSRLIDKIGDTMKRFPIKAAPVAPEAEPEAKPA; encoded by the coding sequence ATGACCGATACTATAACAATATCAGTGGATGCGATGGGCGGCGACAACGCACCCCGCGCGGTGATCCACGGCGCGTGGCTTGCCCTGCGCGAGCGCAAGAATACCCGTTTCATCTTCCATGGCCGCCAGGAGCTGATTGCTCCGCTGCTCGAAGAGTTTCCGGATCTCAAACCTGTGTCCACGGTCCGCCATAGCGAGATCGTCATCGCCATGGATGAAAAGCCGAGCCAGGCCCTGCGCAAGGGCAAGGGCACGTCTTCGATGTGGATGGCCATTCAGGCGGTCAAGGACGGCGAAGCCGACGTTGCCGTTTCTGGCGGCAATACTGGCGCGCTGATGGCAATGGCAACCTTCTGCCTGCGGCCGATGGAGGGCATTTCCCGCCCCGGCATCGCTGCGATCTGGCCGACCATGCGCAGCGACATCGTGGTGCTCGATATGGGCGCAACGATTGGCGCCGATGCACGTCAGCTCGTCGACTACGCCATTCTCGGCTCAGCGCTCGCGCGCTGCCTGTTCGATGACGATTCACCCACCGTTGGCCTGCTCAATGTGGGTACCGAGGAAGTAAAGGGTCTCGAATCCATCAAGGAGGCCGGCCGCATCCTCAGCGAGGCCAGCGGCGCCGGCTTTACCTATCATGGGTTCGTCGAAGGCGACGATATCGGGAAGGGCACTGTGGACGTTGTCGTCACCGAAGGCTTTGTCGGCAATATCGCCCTCAAGACCGCCGAAGGCACCGCCCGGCAGGTTGCCGCCTATCTCCGTAGCGCCTTCAATTCCAACCTGATGAGCCGCATCGGGGCGCTGTTTGCCTCGTCGGCCATCAACGCTTTGCGCCGCAAGATGGACCCACGCACCGTCAATGGCGGCGTCTTCATGGGGCTCAATGGCATCGTCATCAAATCCCATGGCGGCACCGACGAAATTGGCTACAAGAGTGCTCTGGGCCTGTCCTACGAAATGGCCCGCAGCCGCCTGATCGACAAGATCGGCGATACCATGAAGCGCTTTCCGATCAAGGCTGCCCCCGTGGCGCCGGAAGCAGAACCTGAGGCGAAACCGGCGTGA
- the nrdR gene encoding transcriptional regulator NrdR: protein MRCPYCGNDDTQVKDSRPTEDSGAIRRRRVCNGCGGRFTTFERVQLRELTVVKKSGRKVPFDREKLARSVYTALRKRSVETDRIERMISGIVRQLESLGDVEVTSDQIGEYVMDGLKGLDDVAFVRFASVYKNFSAADDFRDFLAELATGQGSVRDDDE, encoded by the coding sequence ATGCGCTGTCCCTATTGCGGAAATGACGACACGCAGGTCAAGGACAGCCGCCCGACCGAAGACTCTGGCGCCATCCGCCGCCGCCGCGTCTGTAACGGATGCGGTGGCCGCTTCACCACCTTCGAACGTGTGCAGCTGCGCGAACTGACCGTGGTCAAAAAGAGCGGCCGTAAGGTCCCATTCGACCGCGAAAAGCTAGCTCGATCAGTCTATACGGCCCTGCGCAAGCGCTCGGTCGAAACCGACCGTATCGAGCGCATGATCTCCGGCATCGTCCGCCAGCTCGAAAGTCTGGGCGATGTCGAAGTGACGTCGGACCAGATCGGCGAATATGTCATGGACGGCCTCAAGGGCCTTGATGACGTTGCCTTCGTACGCTTTGCCTCGGTGTACAAGAACTTTTCCGCCGCCGATGACTTCCGCGATTTCCTCGCTGAACTCGCCACCGGGCAGGGCTCTGTTCGAGACGACGACGAGTGA
- the glyA gene encoding serine hydroxymethyltransferase, whose protein sequence is MSAASSLPLFPHFFSNSVADTDPELAAAITSELGRQQGEIELIASENIVSQAVLEAQGSVLTNKYAEGYPGRRYYGGCQYVDIAETLAIDRAKALFGVEYANVQPNSGSQANQGVYQALIQPGDTILGMSLDAGGHLTHGAKPNQSGKWFNAIQYGLRKQDGLIDMDQVRQLAQEHKPKMIVAGFSAYSRVLDWAEFRAIADEVGAILFVDMAHVAGLVAGGQYPSPFPHAHVATTTTHKTLRGPRGGLILTNDEAIAKKINSAIFPGIQGGPLMHVIAAKAVAFKEALQPEFKEYAKQVVANAKVLAETLVRGGVDIVSKGTDNHLMLVDLRPKGLTGKATEAALERAHITCNKNAVPFDPEKPAITSGIRLGTPAGTSRGFGEAEFQLIGELIIEVLDGLATNGDDNNGAVEAQVREKVKTLTDRFPIYGQ, encoded by the coding sequence ATGAGCGCAGCATCCTCTCTTCCGCTGTTTCCCCATTTCTTCTCCAACTCGGTCGCTGATACCGATCCGGAGCTGGCCGCCGCCATTACCAGTGAGCTGGGTCGGCAGCAGGGCGAAATCGAGCTGATCGCATCGGAAAACATTGTTTCCCAGGCGGTGCTTGAAGCGCAGGGTTCTGTCCTCACCAACAAGTATGCCGAAGGCTATCCGGGCCGCCGCTACTATGGCGGCTGCCAGTATGTCGACATTGCTGAAACGCTGGCAATCGACCGCGCAAAGGCACTGTTCGGCGTAGAATATGCCAATGTGCAGCCAAATTCGGGCTCGCAGGCCAACCAGGGCGTCTATCAGGCACTGATCCAGCCCGGCGATACCATTCTGGGCATGTCGCTCGATGCCGGTGGTCACCTGACACACGGCGCCAAGCCAAACCAGTCTGGCAAGTGGTTCAACGCCATTCAGTATGGCCTGCGCAAGCAGGACGGTCTGATCGATATGGACCAGGTTCGTCAGCTCGCTCAGGAGCATAAGCCAAAGATGATCGTGGCTGGTTTCTCGGCCTATTCGCGCGTTCTCGATTGGGCCGAATTCCGCGCCATCGCCGATGAAGTCGGGGCAATTCTCTTCGTCGATATGGCTCACGTCGCAGGTCTCGTTGCTGGCGGCCAGTACCCAAGCCCATTCCCGCATGCCCATGTCGCGACCACCACGACCCACAAGACACTGCGCGGTCCACGTGGCGGTCTGATCCTCACCAATGACGAGGCCATCGCCAAGAAGATCAACTCGGCGATCTTCCCTGGCATCCAGGGCGGTCCACTGATGCATGTGATCGCGGCAAAGGCCGTGGCCTTCAAGGAAGCGCTGCAGCCTGAGTTCAAGGAATATGCCAAGCAGGTCGTTGCCAATGCCAAGGTGCTGGCCGAAACGCTGGTGCGTGGCGGTGTCGACATCGTCAGCAAGGGCACTGACAACCACCTGATGCTGGTCGATCTTCGCCCCAAGGGCCTGACCGGCAAGGCGACGGAAGCGGCTCTTGAGCGCGCTCACATCACCTGCAACAAAAACGCCGTGCCATTCGATCCTGAAAAGCCGGCGATCACCTCGGGTATTCGTCTGGGTACGCCAGCTGGTACCTCGCGCGGTTTCGGCGAGGCCGAGTTCCAGCTTATCGGCGAGCTGATCATCGAAGTGCTCGATGGTCTTGCGACCAATGGCGATGACAATAACGGTGCTGTCGAAGCGCAGGTTCGCGAGAAGGTGAAGACGCTCACCGATCGCTTCCCGATCTACGGTCAGTAA
- the nusB gene encoding transcription antitermination factor NusB, producing MADAPKRDPQADRPANQRGAARLAAVQALYQMDVGRATLEDTLAQFGTFHLGREIEGEQYLPADADFFRQIVSGVAKHQLAIDPAVDRALAEGWPVERVDATLRAILRAAAFELLRRKDIPPRVVITEYVDIAKAFYEDDASGLVNATLDSIAREAGSDLTETK from the coding sequence ATGGCCGACGCCCCCAAACGCGACCCGCAAGCAGACCGCCCAGCCAACCAGCGCGGCGCCGCACGCCTTGCCGCTGTGCAGGCGCTCTACCAGATGGATGTCGGTCGGGCGACACTCGAGGATACGCTGGCGCAGTTCGGCACCTTCCACCTCGGTCGCGAGATTGAAGGCGAGCAGTATCTGCCAGCCGACGCGGATTTCTTTCGCCAGATCGTGTCGGGCGTCGCCAAGCACCAGCTGGCCATTGACCCTGCAGTTGATCGCGCGCTGGCCGAAGGCTGGCCAGTCGAGCGCGTCGATGCAACGCTGCGCGCCATCCTGCGTGCTGCAGCGTTCGAATTGCTGCGCCGCAAGGACATTCCGCCGCGCGTCGTCATCACCGAATATGTCGATATCGCCAAGGCGTTCTACGAGGACGACGCCAGCGGCCTCGTCAACGCAACGCTCGATTCGATTGCACGCGAAGCTGGCTCGGACCTGACCGAGACCAAATAG